CGTTCGGCGATCGCCGTGTTCACGTAGCCCTGGGCGAGGTGGCGCAGCACCTCCGTCTCGCGCGGGCTCAGCCTGCTCAGCGGGTCGGCGCGGGTGGTGTGGGCGAGGAGCCGGCGCACCACTTCGGGATCGACGGCGGTGCCGCCCGCGCGGATCCGCTCCAGCGCGTCCAGGAAGCCGGCCACCTCCGAGACGCGGTCCTTGAGCAGGTACCCCACGCCCCCGGCGTCGTCCGCGAGCAGCCTGGCCGCGTACGTCTTCTCCACGTACTGCGACAGCACGAGCACGCCGACCCCGGGGTGGCGCCCGCGGATGTCCAGCGCCGCCCGCAGCCCCTCGTCGGTGAAGGTCGGCGGCATGCGCACGTCGATCACCGCCACGTCGGGCG
The Sphaerisporangium krabiense genome window above contains:
- a CDS encoding response regulator — translated: MRLILADDSVLLREGMTRLLADAGHEVVAAVGDGRALLDAVGAHPPDVAVIDVRMPPTFTDEGLRAALDIRGRHPGVGVLVLSQYVEKTYAARLLADDAGGVGYLLKDRVSEVAGFLDALERIRAGGTAVDPEVVRRLLAHTTRADPLSRLSPRETEVLRHLAQGYVNTAIAERLHVSLSTVEKHVASLLDKLELPRDPVYSRRVLAVLRYLGD